From a region of the Burkholderia lata genome:
- a CDS encoding glycosyltransferase family 2 protein: MKISVLVPTYRRPADLARCLLALQRQHRLPDEVIVVARPEDDATHERLADPAVGGALPLRIVPVDVPGQVAALNKGLDSANGDIVAITDDDAAPHPDWLARVESAFEADPRVGAVGGRDWVHEKGRVLDESRELVGQLTLSGKIVGNHHLGVGGLREVDMLKGANMSYRRAAIERLRFDTRLRGAGAQVHNDMGFSMHVQRDGWKLVYDPAIAVDHFPAERFDDDRRDAASLNAISNGAYNMHLILREHLPPVRREIAWWWWTLVGTRVYPGLAHVLLSLHTAKRERIREHWRAVRRGARDARRANLAPHRAAMPPVTS, translated from the coding sequence ATGAAAATTTCCGTGCTCGTTCCGACCTATCGGCGTCCCGCCGACCTCGCGCGCTGCCTGCTGGCGCTGCAGCGGCAGCATCGGCTGCCCGACGAGGTGATCGTCGTCGCGCGCCCGGAGGATGACGCCACGCACGAACGGCTCGCCGATCCGGCGGTCGGCGGCGCGCTGCCGCTGCGCATCGTGCCGGTCGACGTGCCGGGCCAGGTCGCCGCGCTGAACAAGGGGCTCGACTCGGCGAACGGCGACATCGTCGCGATCACCGACGACGACGCTGCGCCGCACCCCGACTGGCTCGCGCGCGTCGAGTCGGCGTTCGAAGCCGATCCGCGCGTGGGCGCGGTCGGCGGGCGCGACTGGGTGCACGAGAAGGGCCGCGTGCTCGACGAATCGCGCGAGCTCGTCGGCCAGCTCACGCTGTCCGGCAAGATCGTCGGCAACCATCATCTCGGCGTCGGCGGCCTGCGCGAAGTCGACATGCTGAAAGGCGCGAACATGAGCTACCGCCGCGCCGCGATCGAGCGGCTGCGCTTCGACACGCGGCTGCGCGGGGCCGGTGCGCAGGTGCACAACGACATGGGTTTCAGCATGCACGTGCAGCGCGACGGCTGGAAGCTCGTCTACGACCCGGCGATCGCGGTCGATCATTTCCCGGCCGAGCGCTTCGACGACGACCGGCGCGATGCCGCGTCGCTGAATGCGATCAGCAACGGCGCGTACAACATGCACCTGATCCTGCGCGAGCATCTGCCGCCGGTCCGGCGCGAGATCGCGTGGTGGTGGTGGACGCTGGTCGGTACGCGCGTCTACCCGGGCCTCGCGCACGTGCTGCTGTCGCTGCATACGGCGAAGCGCGAGCGGATCCGCGAGCACTGGCGCGCGGTGCGCCGCGGCGCGCGCGACGCTCGCCGCGCCAACCTTGCCCCCCATCGTGCGGCGATGCCGCCGGTGACGTCTTGA